The proteins below are encoded in one region of Sphingobium yanoikuyae:
- a CDS encoding MBL fold metallo-hydrolase translates to MTTPPLKAALIPVTPLQQNCTLFWCTETMRGAFVDPGGDLPVLKQAAAQHGVTIEKILVTHGHIDHCGQAGVLARDLDVPIEGPHEEDRFWIDRLPQDGERWGIPGESFEPDRWLVDGDQVTVGNLTFDVYHCPGHTPGHVVFHHAPSQLAIVGDVLFKGSIGRTDFPRGNHQDLIDAITGKLWPLGGQTAFVPGHGEMSNFAYERRTNPYVADSVLG, encoded by the coding sequence ATGACCACGCCGCCGCTCAAAGCCGCCCTGATCCCCGTCACCCCGCTGCAGCAGAACTGCACCCTCTTCTGGTGTACGGAAACGATGCGCGGCGCCTTTGTCGATCCGGGCGGCGACCTGCCGGTGCTGAAGCAGGCGGCGGCGCAGCATGGCGTCACGATCGAGAAGATTCTCGTCACCCATGGCCATATCGACCATTGCGGCCAGGCCGGCGTACTGGCCCGCGACCTCGACGTCCCGATCGAGGGGCCGCATGAGGAGGATCGCTTCTGGATCGACCGGCTGCCGCAGGATGGCGAACGCTGGGGCATTCCGGGTGAGAGTTTCGAGCCGGATCGCTGGCTGGTCGATGGCGACCAGGTGACGGTCGGCAATCTGACCTTCGACGTCTATCATTGCCCCGGCCACACGCCGGGCCATGTCGTCTTCCACCATGCGCCGAGCCAGCTCGCGATCGTGGGCGACGTGCTGTTCAAGGGCTCGATCGGCCGCACCGACTTCCCGCGCGGAAACCATCAGGACTTGATCGACGCGATCACCGGCAAGCTCTGGCCGCTCGGCGGCCAGACCGCCTTCGTCCCCGGCCATGGCGAGATGAGCAATTTCGCCTATGAACGGCGGACCAATCCCTATGTGGCCGACTCCGTTCTCGGTTAA
- the plsX gene encoding phosphate acyltransferase PlsX — MGGDEGVRVMMAGVALARRRHEGLRFTLFGDETRIKAALDNHPNLRAASEVVHSDTIVEGTDKPSVAIRKKSSSMSMAINAVKSGDAGAAVSAGNTGALMAMAKLALRTMPGVDRPALAAMLPTLGDNDVVMLDLGANTECDARNLVQFAVMGAAYARIALDLERPRVRLLNIGTEELKGTDEIRDAAAVLRAADTLPFSFDGFTEGDKIGRGETDVIVCDGFSGNVALKTAEGTARFVADLLRRAFSSSLRSKIGFLISKPAMHLLKHHLDPNNHNGAVFLGLNGVVVKSHGSADAKGVANAVHVAARLLEEDITRRIAADMAGVQDLSAVASKLELPVK; from the coding sequence ATGGGCGGGGATGAAGGCGTGCGGGTGATGATGGCAGGCGTTGCGCTTGCCCGTCGCCGGCACGAAGGACTCCGCTTCACCCTTTTCGGCGACGAGACCCGGATCAAGGCGGCTCTCGACAACCACCCCAATTTGCGGGCGGCGTCGGAAGTCGTGCATTCCGACACGATCGTCGAGGGCACGGACAAGCCCAGCGTCGCGATTCGCAAGAAGAGCAGCTCGATGAGCATGGCGATCAACGCCGTGAAGTCGGGTGATGCCGGTGCGGCGGTTTCCGCCGGCAATACCGGTGCGCTCATGGCGATGGCGAAGCTGGCGCTGCGTACCATGCCCGGCGTTGATCGGCCTGCGCTGGCAGCGATGCTGCCCACCCTTGGCGATAATGATGTCGTCATGCTCGACCTTGGTGCCAATACCGAGTGCGATGCGCGCAACCTCGTCCAGTTCGCGGTGATGGGTGCGGCCTATGCCCGCATCGCCCTCGATCTGGAGCGGCCGCGCGTGCGCCTGCTCAACATCGGCACCGAAGAGCTCAAGGGCACGGACGAGATCCGTGACGCCGCCGCCGTGCTGCGCGCAGCCGATACCCTGCCATTCTCGTTCGACGGCTTTACCGAAGGCGACAAGATCGGCCGCGGCGAAACCGACGTGATCGTGTGCGACGGCTTTTCGGGCAATGTCGCGCTCAAGACGGCCGAGGGTACTGCCCGCTTCGTCGCCGACCTGCTGCGCCGCGCCTTCTCCAGCTCGCTGCGGTCCAAGATCGGCTTCCTGATCTCGAAGCCGGCGATGCACCTGCTCAAGCATCATCTCGATCCCAACAATCATAATGGCGCCGTCTTCCTTGGCCTCAACGGGGTCGTGGTGAAAAGCCATGGCAGCGCCGATGCCAAGGGCGTGGCCAATGCGGTGCATGTCGCCGCCCGCCTACTGGAAGAGGATATCACGCGACGCATCGCCGCCGATATGGCCGGGGTGCAGGATCTGTCCGCCGTCGCGTCCAAATTGGAGCTGCCCGTCAAGTGA
- a CDS encoding beta-ketoacyl-ACP synthase III: protein MMRRSVLLGTGSALPARVVTNAELAQTVDTSDEWIVERTGIRTRYIAGEGETTTTLATNAAKRALEAAGLAAQDIDLIILATATPDQTFPASATLVQAALGIDDCVAFDVAAVCSGFLYAMTVADSMIRSGAAQRALVIGAETFSRILDWEDRATCVLFGDGAGAVVLGAEESAEGQRGILAAKLHADGRHNQLLYVDGGPSTTQTVGKVRMKGQEVFRHAVVNLATVLKEVMAMAEMTPADIDWLVPHQANARILDATARKLKLSPDKVVVTVDQHANTSAASVPLALDAATRDGRIKAGDLIVLEAMGGGFTWGACVLRV from the coding sequence GTGATGCGTCGATCCGTTCTCCTGGGCACGGGCTCGGCCCTGCCCGCACGCGTCGTCACCAATGCGGAACTGGCGCAGACCGTCGACACCAGCGACGAATGGATCGTCGAGCGGACCGGCATCCGCACCCGCTATATCGCCGGCGAGGGTGAGACCACGACCACGCTGGCGACCAACGCCGCGAAGCGCGCGCTGGAGGCCGCCGGCCTTGCCGCGCAGGATATCGACCTCATCATCCTGGCGACCGCGACCCCGGACCAGACCTTCCCCGCCAGCGCCACGCTGGTGCAGGCCGCCCTCGGCATTGATGACTGCGTCGCCTTCGACGTCGCCGCCGTCTGCTCGGGCTTCCTCTATGCGATGACGGTCGCCGATTCGATGATCCGCTCGGGCGCGGCGCAGCGCGCGCTGGTGATCGGCGCGGAAACCTTCAGCCGTATTCTCGATTGGGAAGACCGCGCGACCTGCGTGCTGTTCGGCGATGGTGCCGGCGCCGTCGTGCTCGGCGCGGAGGAAAGCGCGGAAGGCCAGCGTGGCATCCTCGCCGCCAAACTTCATGCCGATGGCCGCCACAACCAGCTTCTCTACGTCGATGGCGGTCCTTCGACCACCCAGACCGTGGGCAAGGTCCGCATGAAGGGGCAGGAAGTGTTCCGCCATGCGGTGGTGAATCTCGCCACCGTGCTCAAGGAAGTGATGGCGATGGCGGAGATGACGCCCGCCGACATCGACTGGCTGGTGCCGCACCAGGCCAATGCCCGGATTCTCGACGCGACCGCGCGCAAGCTCAAGCTGTCCCCGGACAAGGTCGTCGTCACCGTCGACCAGCATGCCAACACCTCGGCCGCCTCGGTGCCGCTGGCACTGGACGCCGCGACCCGCGATGGCCGGATCAAGGCCGGCGATCTGATCGTGCTGGAAGCGATGGGCGGCGGCTTCACTTGGGGCGCCTGCGTCCTGCGGGTCTGA
- a CDS encoding MerR family transcriptional regulator, translating to MEKAEGAFLTISELATELGLAQHILRYWETRFPQLRPLQRSGNRRYYRPADVALARRINQLLNVEGFTVKGAQKALADGTDDIAVDPLPAATPEPDLIARLEAIRADLARALGR from the coding sequence ATGGAAAAGGCCGAGGGCGCATTTCTGACCATCAGCGAACTGGCAACAGAGCTGGGTCTTGCCCAACATATTTTGCGCTATTGGGAAACCCGCTTTCCGCAATTGCGTCCGCTCCAGCGATCGGGCAACCGGCGCTACTATCGTCCTGCCGATGTGGCGCTGGCACGGCGCATCAACCAGTTGCTCAATGTCGAGGGCTTCACGGTCAAGGGCGCGCAGAAGGCGCTGGCCGATGGCACGGACGATATAGCGGTGGATCCGCTGCCCGCCGCGACGCCGGAACCGGACCTGATCGCCCGGCTCGAAGCCATCCGGGCCGATCTGGCGCGCGCCTTGGGTCGCTGA
- a CDS encoding ATP-dependent DNA helicase: MIDPAALPALHASHGGIWLREGSRTMGVAKGQAIARTAETPTLLLNAPLTGQRLGYPDLNGLDLLELWAFVHPARFLVPTPKGLAEALDLPQPGQEGDIPALLQMAARALLDRLDSPEWKEREGGWTAAQALHRLRWPWSPLVAPRISRPAEAERWLFSKLPEWEEAAPRPAPRTVAMEEDEVLARLDSLTGPGAEPRPGQRAYAAAAMEAFRPRTHRDQPNMVLAEAGTGIGKTLGYLAPASLWAAQAQGTVWISTYTKALQRQLDRESLRLFPDPATAARRVVVRKGRENYLCLLNLEDALQGGFAGRAAILAQLVARWAAFSKDGDMVGGDLPGWLPILFRRNGSTALTDRRGECIYAGCPHYRKCFIERSARASAEADIVIANHALVMINAARGRETGQRPQRIVFDEGHHLFDAADSTFSVALSGQEAIELRRWVMGPEGGSRGRRRGLAARLSDLASYDEEGGEAIRTAVEAARALPADDWLKRIVAGEPFGPLEELLATVRGTVFARAADSGEADAGYGLETELAEPDGPLVEAAQEAAIALDALLKPLVRLSKRLEAVLEDAPDWLDGAARARIEGAIGSLGWRRDLISAWLALLARIGGPADPDFVDWMTVDRVEGREYDIGLHRHWLDPTRPLAEAVLQPAQGVIVTSATLKGGGDWSNAEARSGVTHLPHSAERFEAASPFDYPGRAEVLIVTDIKRGDIAAMSGAYARLIEASGGGTLGLFTAIRRLRAVHARIADRLARAGLPLYAQHVDPMDTGTLVDIFRDDPRASLLGTDALRDGVDVPGHSLRLVVMEGVPWSKPTVLHAARRLAGGGSAYDDRLIRARLAQAFGRLIRRAEDKGSFVILSAAMPSRLLSAFPPGTPIRRLTLDEAIIAVSAKMQGRDMQDAGLGDRTTLGHQGSEPGMR; this comes from the coding sequence GTGATCGATCCTGCTGCCCTGCCCGCCCTCCATGCCAGCCATGGCGGCATCTGGCTGCGCGAAGGCAGCCGCACCATGGGCGTCGCCAAGGGGCAGGCCATTGCCCGCACCGCCGAGACGCCGACGCTGCTGCTCAATGCACCGCTAACCGGCCAGCGGCTGGGCTATCCCGATCTCAACGGCCTCGACCTGCTGGAACTCTGGGCCTTCGTCCATCCCGCCCGCTTCCTGGTGCCCACGCCCAAGGGGCTGGCCGAGGCACTGGACCTGCCGCAACCGGGACAGGAAGGCGATATCCCGGCCCTGCTGCAGATGGCGGCGCGCGCCCTGCTCGACCGGCTCGATTCCCCGGAATGGAAAGAAAGAGAAGGCGGCTGGACCGCAGCGCAGGCGCTGCACCGGCTGCGCTGGCCCTGGTCGCCGCTGGTCGCGCCGCGCATCAGCCGCCCGGCGGAGGCCGAACGCTGGCTCTTTTCCAAGCTGCCCGAATGGGAGGAAGCCGCACCCCGCCCTGCCCCGCGCACCGTGGCGATGGAGGAGGATGAAGTGCTGGCGCGGCTCGACAGCCTGACCGGACCGGGCGCCGAACCCCGTCCCGGCCAGCGCGCCTATGCCGCCGCCGCAATGGAGGCCTTTCGCCCGCGCACGCATCGCGACCAGCCCAACATGGTGCTGGCGGAAGCCGGCACCGGCATCGGCAAGACGCTGGGCTATCTCGCCCCCGCCTCGCTCTGGGCCGCACAGGCACAGGGCACGGTGTGGATATCCACCTATACCAAGGCGCTGCAACGCCAGCTCGACCGGGAATCGTTGCGCCTCTTCCCCGATCCGGCGACCGCCGCGCGACGCGTGGTGGTGCGCAAGGGGCGGGAAAATTATCTCTGCCTGCTCAATCTGGAAGATGCATTGCAGGGCGGTTTTGCCGGCCGTGCTGCCATATTGGCGCAACTGGTCGCGCGCTGGGCCGCCTTTTCCAAGGATGGCGACATGGTGGGCGGCGACCTGCCCGGCTGGCTGCCCATCCTGTTCCGGCGCAACGGCTCCACCGCGCTGACCGACCGGCGCGGCGAGTGCATCTATGCCGGCTGCCCCCATTATCGGAAATGCTTCATCGAACGGTCGGCGCGGGCATCGGCCGAGGCGGACATCGTCATCGCCAATCATGCGCTGGTGATGATCAACGCCGCGCGCGGCCGCGAGACCGGCCAGCGCCCGCAGCGCATCGTCTTCGACGAGGGCCATCACCTGTTCGACGCCGCCGATTCGACCTTCTCGGTTGCGCTGTCGGGGCAGGAGGCGATCGAACTGCGCCGCTGGGTGATGGGACCGGAAGGCGGATCGCGCGGCCGCCGCCGGGGCCTGGCCGCGCGCCTGTCCGACCTTGCCAGCTATGACGAGGAAGGGGGCGAGGCGATCCGCACCGCGGTGGAAGCTGCACGCGCTTTACCGGCCGACGACTGGCTGAAGCGGATCGTGGCGGGCGAGCCTTTCGGTCCGCTGGAGGAATTGCTCGCCACGGTGCGCGGCACCGTTTTCGCGCGCGCCGCCGACAGCGGCGAGGCGGATGCCGGCTATGGGCTGGAAACCGAACTGGCCGAACCCGATGGACCGCTGGTTGAGGCGGCACAGGAAGCGGCGATCGCGCTCGATGCGCTGCTGAAGCCGCTTGTCCGCCTGTCCAAGCGGCTGGAAGCGGTGCTGGAGGATGCCCCCGATTGGCTCGACGGCGCGGCGCGGGCGCGGATCGAAGGGGCGATCGGATCGCTCGGCTGGCGCCGCGACCTGATCAGCGCCTGGCTGGCGCTGCTGGCGCGGATCGGCGGCCCGGCCGACCCCGATTTCGTCGACTGGATGACCGTCGACCGGGTGGAAGGGCGCGAATATGATATCGGTCTGCACCGCCACTGGCTCGACCCGACCCGGCCGCTGGCCGAGGCAGTGCTGCAACCCGCGCAGGGGGTGATCGTCACTTCCGCCACGCTGAAGGGCGGCGGCGACTGGTCCAATGCCGAGGCGCGCAGCGGCGTCACCCATTTGCCGCACAGCGCCGAGCGGTTCGAGGCGGCCAGCCCGTTCGACTATCCCGGTCGGGCCGAAGTGCTGATCGTCACCGACATCAAGCGCGGCGACATCGCCGCCATGTCGGGCGCCTATGCCCGGCTGATCGAGGCATCGGGTGGCGGCACGCTGGGCCTGTTCACCGCGATCCGGCGGTTGCGGGCCGTACATGCGCGCATCGCCGACCGGCTCGCCCGCGCCGGCCTGCCGCTCTATGCGCAACATGTCGATCCGATGGATACCGGCACATTGGTCGATATCTTCCGCGACGATCCGCGTGCATCGCTGCTGGGCACCGATGCGCTGCGCGATGGCGTCGATGTGCCCGGCCATTCGCTGCGGCTGGTGGTGATGGAGGGCGTGCCCTGGTCCAAGCCGACCGTGCTGCATGCCGCCCGGCGCCTGGCGGGGGGTGGCAGCGCCTATGACGACCGGCTGATCCGGGCGCGGCTGGCGCAGGCGTTCGGCCGGCTGATCCGCCGCGCCGAGGACAAGGGCAGTTTCGTGATCCTGTCCGCCGCCATGCCGAGCCGACTGCTGAGCGCCTTCCCGCCCGGCACGCCGATCCGCCGGCTGACGCTGGACGAGGCGATCATCGCCGTCAGCGCAAAGATGCAGGGGCGGGACATGCAGGACGCTGGTCTTGGCGACCGAACAACGTTAGGGCATCAGGGAAGCGAACCCGGCATGCGGTGA
- a CDS encoding SixA phosphatase family protein yields the protein MKRLTLLRHAKSDWDDPVARDFDRPLNRRGEKAALLMGQFAARKDMRFDLLVASPAARVVQTLDTFFTGYGETLDARWDRRIYLASAPTLIDVLRDLPDEADSVLMAGHNPGFEELILSLVPDDGANPQREDVEIKFPTASIAVMDLAIDQWDATTDKCGTLLSFTRPRDLDPALGPGSR from the coding sequence ATGAAGCGGTTGACCCTGTTGCGCCATGCCAAGTCCGATTGGGACGATCCGGTCGCGCGGGATTTCGACCGGCCGCTCAACCGCCGGGGGGAAAAGGCCGCGCTGCTGATGGGCCAGTTCGCCGCGCGGAAGGATATGCGGTTCGACCTGCTGGTCGCATCCCCCGCTGCCCGCGTCGTGCAGACGCTCGACACCTTCTTCACCGGTTATGGCGAAACGCTGGACGCGCGCTGGGACCGGCGCATCTATCTGGCCTCTGCCCCGACCCTGATCGACGTGCTGCGCGATTTGCCGGACGAGGCGGACAGCGTGCTGATGGCAGGGCATAATCCCGGTTTCGAGGAACTGATCCTGAGCCTGGTCCCCGATGATGGCGCCAATCCGCAGCGCGAGGATGTGGAGATCAAATTTCCGACCGCCAGCATTGCGGTGATGGATCTCGCCATCGACCAGTGGGACGCGACGACGGACAAGTGCGGCACATTGCTGAGCTTCACCCGCCCCCGCGACCTGGACCCGGCCCTGGGTCCGGGATCGCGCTGA
- a CDS encoding lysine--tRNA ligase, protein MTISDILRTAANASKAWPYEEARKLLKRYPNGAPEKGHILFETGYGPSGLPHIGTFNEVLRTTMVRNAFHALSDIPTRLVAFSDDLDGFRKVPDNVPNQAMLADYLGKPLTQVPDPFEKYESFAHHNNAMLRDFLDSFGFEYEFVSATERYQAGAFDEALRQVLRRYQAIMDIMLPTLRKERQATYSPVLPISPKSGIVLQVPVEVVDAEAGIVRFVDTSVPGGETIEQSILGGGAKLQWKVDWAMRWYALGVDYEMAGKDLIDSVTQSSKICRALGGRPPEGFNYEMFLDEKGEKISKSKGNGLSLEQWLTYGPQESLAFYAYREPKKAKQLHMGVIPRAVDEYWQFRGNYPKQAIEQQLGNPVHHIHDGKLPQGELPVTFGLLLNLVGVMGDASREQVWSYLQNYVPGASAETYPELDALIGHALAYHRDFVAPTLQRRAPHANEAAALRKLDEELAALPADASAEDIQNIVYAIGKDEAFGFAELRDWFKALYQTLLGADQGPRMGSFIALYGIDNSRKLIAQALAA, encoded by the coding sequence ATGACCATATCCGACATTCTCCGCACCGCCGCGAACGCGTCCAAGGCCTGGCCCTATGAGGAGGCGCGCAAGCTTCTCAAGCGTTACCCCAATGGCGCGCCGGAGAAAGGCCATATCCTGTTCGAGACCGGTTATGGCCCGTCGGGCCTGCCGCATATCGGCACCTTCAACGAAGTGCTGCGCACCACCATGGTCCGCAACGCCTTCCACGCGCTGTCGGATATCCCGACCCGGCTGGTGGCGTTCAGCGACGATCTGGACGGTTTCCGCAAGGTGCCGGACAATGTGCCGAACCAGGCGATGCTGGCCGACTATCTGGGCAAGCCGCTGACGCAGGTGCCCGATCCGTTCGAGAAATATGAAAGCTTCGCGCATCACAATAATGCGATGCTGCGCGACTTTCTCGACAGCTTCGGCTTTGAGTATGAATTCGTCTCGGCGACCGAACGCTATCAGGCCGGCGCCTTCGACGAAGCGCTGCGCCAGGTGCTGCGCCGCTATCAGGCGATCATGGACATCATGCTGCCGACCCTGCGCAAGGAACGGCAGGCCACCTATTCGCCGGTGCTGCCGATCAGCCCGAAGAGCGGCATCGTGCTGCAAGTGCCGGTCGAGGTGGTCGATGCCGAAGCCGGTATCGTCCGTTTCGTGGACACTTCCGTTCCTGGGGGCGAGACGATCGAACAGTCGATCCTGGGCGGCGGCGCGAAGCTGCAATGGAAGGTCGATTGGGCGATGCGCTGGTATGCGCTGGGCGTCGACTATGAAATGGCGGGCAAGGATCTGATCGACTCGGTCACCCAGTCGTCGAAGATCTGTCGCGCGCTCGGCGGCCGCCCACCCGAGGGCTTCAACTACGAGATGTTCCTCGACGAAAAGGGCGAGAAAATCTCCAAGTCCAAGGGCAATGGCCTCAGCCTCGAACAATGGCTGACCTATGGCCCGCAGGAAAGCCTGGCCTTCTACGCCTATCGCGAGCCCAAGAAGGCCAAGCAACTGCACATGGGCGTGATCCCGCGCGCGGTTGACGAATATTGGCAGTTTCGCGGTAATTATCCCAAGCAGGCGATCGAGCAGCAGCTGGGCAATCCGGTCCATCATATCCATGATGGCAAGCTGCCGCAGGGTGAGCTGCCGGTGACTTTCGGCCTGCTGCTCAATCTCGTCGGCGTGATGGGCGATGCCAGCCGGGAGCAGGTGTGGAGCTATCTGCAGAATTATGTGCCCGGCGCCAGCGCGGAAACCTATCCCGAACTGGACGCGCTGATCGGCCATGCGCTTGCCTATCATCGCGATTTCGTCGCGCCGACGCTCCAGCGCCGCGCGCCGCATGCGAACGAAGCCGCCGCACTGCGCAAGCTGGACGAAGAACTGGCCGCCTTGCCGGCCGATGCCAGCGCGGAGGATATCCAGAATATCGTCTATGCCATTGGCAAGGATGAGGCTTTCGGCTTCGCCGAACTGCGCGACTGGTTCAAGGCGCTATACCAGACGCTGCTGGGCGCCGATCAGGGACCCCGCATGGGCAGCTTCATCGCGCTCTATGGCATCGACAACAGCCGCAAGCTGATTGCGCAGGCGCTGGCCGCCTGA
- a CDS encoding GNAT family N-acetyltransferase: protein MTTPIHWRPAVASDAAALSILGGATFLASFAHDHPGEALVAHIRKAHGEDYYRAALADPAQTILIGETPLGAPVGYALITPPDLPVPTDDRADVELKRIYLLNGWQGGGNGDALMALVLAEARRRGARRLLLAVYPQNDRARRFYARHDFVEIGELTFMVGDVPFRDLVYARTL from the coding sequence TTGACCACGCCGATTCACTGGCGGCCGGCTGTCGCCTCCGATGCCGCCGCATTGTCGATATTGGGCGGCGCCACCTTCCTGGCCAGCTTTGCCCATGACCATCCCGGCGAGGCGCTGGTCGCCCATATCCGCAAGGCGCATGGCGAGGACTATTATCGTGCAGCCCTCGCCGATCCGGCCCAGACGATCCTGATCGGCGAGACGCCGCTAGGCGCGCCGGTCGGCTATGCGCTGATCACCCCGCCCGACCTGCCGGTGCCGACCGACGATCGGGCGGATGTCGAACTCAAGCGCATCTATCTGCTGAATGGGTGGCAGGGTGGCGGCAATGGCGATGCGCTGATGGCGCTGGTGCTGGCGGAGGCCCGGCGACGCGGCGCGCGCCGGCTGCTCCTGGCCGTCTATCCACAGAATGATCGGGCGCGGCGCTTCTATGCCCGGCATGACTTTGTCGAGATCGGCGAACTGACCTTCATGGTCGGGGACGTGCCGTTCCGCGACCTTGTCTATGCCCGGACGCTCTGA
- the ihfA gene encoding integration host factor subunit alpha: MTGTGTLTRADLAESVNRHIGLSRAEAAALVESILEHMSTALERGENVKISSFGTFVLRDKNERMGRNPKTGIEVPIEPRRVLTFRASQTMRDRVAST; this comes from the coding sequence ATGACCGGCACTGGCACACTGACCCGCGCTGATCTGGCGGAGAGCGTCAATCGTCACATTGGCTTGTCCCGCGCGGAAGCGGCGGCACTGGTCGAATCGATCCTGGAACATATGTCGACTGCGCTGGAGCGCGGCGAAAATGTGAAAATTTCGAGTTTCGGTACCTTCGTCCTGCGCGACAAGAATGAGCGCATGGGGCGCAACCCGAAGACCGGGATCGAGGTGCCGATTGAGCCGCGCCGGGTGCTCACATTCCGCGCGAGCCAGACGATGCGGGACCGCGTTGCCTCGACCTGA
- the rpmF gene encoding 50S ribosomal protein L32, translating into MAVPKRKTSPSKRGMRRSHDSLRVEAFQECSNCGELKRPHNLCDACGHYNGREVIAVGA; encoded by the coding sequence ATGGCTGTCCCCAAAAGGAAAACTTCCCCGTCCAAGCGTGGCATGCGTCGCAGCCACGATTCGCTGCGCGTCGAAGCATTCCAGGAATGCTCGAACTGCGGTGAACTGAAGCGTCCCCACAATCTGTGCGACGCGTGCGGCCATTATAACGGCCGCGAAGTCATCGCCGTCGGGGCGTAA
- a CDS encoding MAPEG family protein, with amino-acid sequence MLLPITLTLAAACALINFWLAVRCARIRVGAKLLHGDSGNMLLARRMRAHANFIEYTPIVLLLFGLIEMAIGAPLWLWIGAMIYALARIAHGFGMDADKPTVWRAGGALLTWIVMLGLAVAALYVAYGATRAVPAPPAMARV; translated from the coding sequence ATGTTGTTGCCGATCACGCTTACACTGGCTGCGGCCTGTGCGCTCATCAATTTCTGGCTGGCGGTGCGCTGCGCGCGAATCCGCGTGGGCGCGAAGCTTTTGCACGGCGACTCGGGGAACATGTTGCTGGCGCGGCGGATGCGGGCGCACGCCAATTTCATCGAATATACGCCGATCGTGCTGCTTCTCTTCGGCCTGATCGAAATGGCGATCGGCGCGCCGCTGTGGCTGTGGATCGGGGCGATGATCTATGCGCTGGCGCGAATCGCCCATGGCTTTGGCATGGACGCCGACAAGCCGACGGTGTGGCGCGCGGGCGGCGCGCTGCTCACCTGGATCGTGATGCTCGGCCTGGCGGTCGCGGCGCTCTATGTCGCCTATGGCGCGACTCGCGCCGTGCCTGCCCCGCCGGCGATGGCACGCGTTTAA
- a CDS encoding PilZ domain-containing protein, which produces MQTPRSRERIPVDIAITITTVLDSLEGTIVDLSAGGAQVVGCSLPTGSQCQLDIDGYSVFGTVRWSEEDRMGIRFPYILTEGPLFEQLEMARLARRAPVAFQPRPAAPAFVYSGPMGFGRRTS; this is translated from the coding sequence ATGCAGACACCCCGCAGCCGCGAACGGATTCCCGTCGACATCGCGATCACCATCACGACCGTGCTCGACAGCCTGGAAGGGACGATCGTCGATCTGAGCGCGGGCGGCGCGCAGGTCGTCGGCTGTTCGCTGCCGACCGGAAGCCAGTGTCAGCTGGATATTGATGGCTATAGCGTGTTCGGCACGGTGCGCTGGTCGGAAGAGGACCGGATGGGCATCCGTTTCCCCTATATCCTGACCGAAGGGCCGCTGTTCGAACAGCTGGAAATGGCACGCCTGGCCCGCCGCGCGCCGGTGGCGTTCCAGCCCCGACCGGCTGCGCCCGCCTTCGTCTATTCCGGTCCCATGGGTTTTGGCCGCCGAACCAGTTGA
- a CDS encoding RcnB family protein, which produces MRKIIILGLLAATVVPSVASAQSYGEARRSEQRLREDQRDLRAAQRYGDRRDVREARRDVRDSRQEAREDWQDYRRSHRDVYRAGNWNAPFRYSRWNAGAQLRPAYYSSRYYIADPYRYRLPRPAVNQRWVRHYNDVMLVNVRTGRVMTVHRGFFW; this is translated from the coding sequence ATGCGCAAGATCATCATCCTTGGCCTTCTTGCGGCCACCGTCGTCCCCAGCGTCGCTTCTGCCCAATCCTATGGCGAAGCCCGCCGCAGCGAGCAGCGGCTGCGCGAAGACCAGCGCGACCTGCGCGCGGCCCAGCGCTATGGCGATCGCCGCGATGTCCGCGAAGCCCGTCGCGATGTTCGCGACTCCCGCCAGGAAGCGCGCGAAGACTGGCAGGATTATCGCCGCAGCCACCGCGACGTCTATCGCGCCGGCAACTGGAATGCACCCTTCCGCTATTCGCGCTGGAATGCCGGCGCCCAGCTTCGCCCGGCCTATTATAGCTCGCGCTATTATATCGCCGATCCCTATCGCTATCGCCTGCCCCGTCCGGCCGTCAATCAGCGTTGGGTCCGCCACTATAATGACGTGATGCTGGTGAATGTGCGCACCGGCCGGGTCATGACCGTCCATCGCGGCTTCTTCTGGTAA